One stretch of Verrucomicrobiales bacterium DNA includes these proteins:
- a CDS encoding Gfo/Idh/MocA family oxidoreductase, translated as MKHPVTRRTFLKSGAIVTVGMTAPSFTTRAQTNKNSRLRVVQIGAGGVGGMQRGGLKGHPMVEFAGFCDVDRNVLEKVASGYPGAFKAADYREVFANRADQFDAVIVDTPDFHHAPMMLTAMQHNKHIYGQKPLVHQLSELRMIRDGLQARPNLVTQMGNQRACERGRMQAVEILKSNQLGRPVEGYVWTGGPSKPDSFPEAWKPYPPAKPVPDYLNWDLWLGPLTQQLGYNEALAPGSWREYWETGTGQLGDWGCHLLDLFYFAYDMPAPESVQTHTIRPSNTGHSAHDQSTITYPGGGNFAREKFVIHYNDNALKPSFAALGLPLPDIRSNYILVVCEEGALLVEAAGDMTIFRKGKEVENEPKPVVAPRNHWKDWADTCLGNKKPLWTPFSIAWRITEPVLLAVKATRFPGQELHWDSANFRFTNHEQANREVLSREYREGFAPPKVG; from the coding sequence ATGAAACACCCTGTCACTCGCCGCACCTTCCTGAAGAGCGGCGCTATTGTCACCGTCGGGATGACCGCGCCGAGCTTCACGACGCGCGCCCAGACCAACAAAAACAGCCGGCTGCGCGTCGTTCAGATTGGTGCCGGGGGCGTCGGTGGCATGCAACGGGGCGGACTCAAAGGGCATCCGATGGTCGAGTTCGCCGGCTTCTGTGATGTCGACAGGAACGTTCTGGAGAAGGTGGCTAGTGGTTATCCGGGAGCGTTTAAGGCGGCGGATTACCGGGAAGTCTTTGCCAACCGGGCAGACCAGTTCGATGCCGTGATCGTGGACACCCCTGACTTCCATCATGCGCCGATGATGTTGACGGCGATGCAGCACAACAAACACATCTACGGTCAGAAGCCGCTGGTTCATCAGCTGAGCGAGCTGCGGATGATTCGTGACGGGCTCCAGGCTCGTCCGAACCTAGTGACCCAGATGGGAAATCAGCGGGCTTGCGAGAGGGGACGAATGCAGGCGGTCGAGATTCTGAAGAGCAACCAGCTGGGACGACCCGTCGAAGGGTATGTCTGGACGGGTGGACCTTCCAAACCTGATAGCTTTCCTGAGGCATGGAAGCCCTATCCGCCTGCCAAGCCAGTCCCTGATTACTTGAACTGGGATTTGTGGCTGGGGCCGCTCACGCAGCAGCTCGGATACAATGAGGCGCTCGCTCCGGGCTCCTGGCGCGAATATTGGGAAACCGGTACCGGCCAATTGGGCGACTGGGGCTGTCACTTGCTCGACCTGTTCTATTTCGCCTATGATATGCCGGCTCCCGAATCGGTCCAGACCCACACCATTCGGCCATCCAACACCGGACACTCGGCGCATGACCAGAGCACAATCACGTATCCGGGCGGCGGCAACTTTGCCCGCGAGAAATTTGTCATTCACTACAACGACAACGCTCTGAAGCCCTCCTTTGCGGCACTGGGACTGCCTTTGCCTGACATCCGCTCCAACTACATTCTCGTGGTCTGTGAGGAAGGAGCGCTGTTGGTGGAGGCCGCCGGGGATATGACCATCTTTCGCAAGGGCAAAGAGGTGGAGAACGAACCCAAGCCCGTCGTGGCGCCCCGCAACCATTGGAAAGACTGGGCCGACACCTGCTTGGGGAACAAGAAGCCTCTTTGGACCCCTTTTAGTATCGCGTGGCGGATCACCGAACCGGTCTTGCTGGCGGTCAAGGCGACGCGTTTTCCAGGCCAGGAACTTCACTGGGACTCGGCGAATTTCCGCTTCACCAATCATGAGCAGGCTAATCGGGAGGTGCTGTCGCGCGAGTATCGTGAAGGCTTCGCACCGCCGAAGGTGGGTTAA
- a CDS encoding thioredoxin domain-containing protein: MKHVWTLVFAIVFLTANRLIAHPGHETNATPALTEVVALVFSDFHSAPCAEVNGLLDALAQSRHLSIQRIFKHAPSSTEAIAAHEAVLAAGAQGKFLEMHDLLFKQAKPAGSVLLRLAESLGLDRDRFETALDDRQFRNMVAKDIAEARGLGVKSTPTVFLNGARFDGLDGLKSLLRGSTRPAAPAWESLPAESLKLDLEGSPSFGSTDAPVTIIEFTDFRCGFCRIHSQVLSELVAAYPHQIRRVFKHYPLESQGPGLLPHLASMVASSQGRFWEMHQAIMNEALEQGQPDLRERAMAVGILSDVFQRGMVDPKFKAMVERDEAEGESLGIRATPTTFINGRRLVGRQSIETLKGYVSEILSSRKSDAGVPAVGASTKPVGNDAGPIGPPKHLGTFPLEEASCERGLGENRSATNVVRVMP; the protein is encoded by the coding sequence ATGAAACATGTCTGGACCTTAGTCTTCGCCATCGTGTTCCTGACCGCCAACCGCTTAATCGCTCATCCCGGTCACGAGACCAACGCGACACCTGCACTGACGGAAGTAGTCGCTCTCGTCTTTTCTGACTTCCACTCCGCGCCGTGCGCTGAGGTCAATGGACTCCTGGATGCCCTGGCACAATCCCGGCATCTCAGCATTCAGAGGATCTTCAAACATGCCCCATCCAGCACTGAGGCCATCGCGGCGCACGAGGCAGTCCTGGCTGCGGGCGCCCAGGGAAAGTTCCTCGAGATGCATGATCTCCTCTTCAAACAAGCCAAGCCCGCGGGCAGCGTGCTGCTGAGGCTGGCTGAGTCGCTAGGGCTTGACCGAGACCGCTTCGAGACCGCTCTGGACGACCGCCAGTTTCGGAACATGGTGGCCAAGGACATTGCCGAAGCGCGTGGCCTCGGAGTAAAATCGACACCGACTGTCTTCTTGAACGGTGCTCGGTTTGATGGCCTTGATGGTCTCAAGTCGCTGCTGCGTGGCTCCACGCGACCCGCGGCACCCGCCTGGGAATCGCTGCCGGCGGAAAGCCTCAAACTCGATCTTGAGGGCTCCCCATCTTTCGGATCGACGGACGCGCCGGTCACGATCATTGAGTTCACTGATTTTCGATGCGGCTTTTGTCGCATCCATTCCCAAGTACTTTCGGAACTGGTCGCCGCCTATCCCCATCAGATTCGGCGCGTGTTCAAACATTACCCGTTGGAGAGCCAGGGCCCGGGGTTGCTTCCTCATTTGGCATCCATGGTGGCGTCGAGCCAAGGCCGGTTCTGGGAGATGCACCAGGCCATCATGAACGAGGCTCTAGAGCAGGGGCAACCCGACCTTCGCGAGCGGGCCATGGCCGTGGGCATTCTTTCGGACGTGTTCCAGCGAGGTATGGTCGACCCGAAGTTCAAAGCGATGGTCGAGCGAGACGAGGCGGAGGGGGAGTCGCTGGGCATTCGAGCTACCCCGACCACCTTTATCAATGGCCGGCGCTTGGTGGGACGGCAGTCGATCGAGACTCTTAAGGGGTATGTCTCTGAGATCCTGTCATCCAGGAAATCGGATGCGGGCGTGCCAGCTGTTGGAGCCAGCACCAAGCCCGTCGGGAATGACGCCGGACCGATCGGCCCACCTAAGCATCTCGGGACGTTTCCCCTAGAGGAGGCGTCATGTGAACGGGGGCTTGGGGAGAACCGAAGTGCAACGAATGTGGTGAGGGTGATGCCGTAA
- a CDS encoding NADH:flavin oxidoreductase/NADH oxidase: MPALFNSYNLKSLTFRNRIAVSPMCQYSATDGVAQAWHQGHYTGLARGGASLVVIEATAVSPEGRISPECLGLWNDEQAAALAPIVASIKAAGAIPGIQIAHAGRKASANRPWAGDDHIPESDPRSWQPIAPSAVAFGANLPRVPREMTATDIRRVQADFVAAAQRARDLGIEFLMLHFAHGYLAQSFLSTWSNQRPDEYGGSVENRSRFHNQTVEAVRRVWPDRLPLCARLGVLEFDGKDEATLSDSIQVVKGLQQRGLDFLDVSMGFSTPSAQIPWGPAMMGPIARRVLKETGLPGATSWNISTPELAEELVGSGTVDMVMIGRQLLADPHWPYAAAKKLGVEKPSWVLPAPYAHWLERYRG; this comes from the coding sequence ATGCCAGCACTATTCAATTCCTACAACCTCAAGAGCCTCACGTTCCGCAATCGGATCGCCGTGTCCCCCATGTGTCAGTATTCCGCCACCGACGGTGTAGCGCAGGCCTGGCACCAAGGGCACTACACCGGCTTGGCCCGAGGCGGAGCCAGTTTGGTAGTCATCGAAGCGACTGCCGTCAGCCCGGAAGGCCGCATCAGTCCCGAATGTCTCGGCCTCTGGAATGACGAACAGGCGGCGGCGCTGGCTCCGATCGTGGCGTCGATCAAAGCTGCCGGGGCAATTCCAGGAATTCAAATCGCTCATGCGGGCCGCAAAGCGTCCGCGAACCGTCCCTGGGCCGGAGACGACCATATCCCGGAAAGTGACCCCAGGAGCTGGCAACCGATTGCGCCTTCAGCCGTGGCTTTCGGAGCGAACTTGCCCCGCGTGCCACGCGAGATGACAGCCACAGACATCCGACGCGTGCAGGCTGATTTCGTCGCCGCAGCTCAGCGCGCTCGCGATCTGGGGATCGAGTTCCTCATGCTGCATTTCGCCCACGGTTACTTGGCCCAAAGTTTTCTTTCGACGTGGTCGAATCAACGACCGGACGAGTATGGGGGAAGCGTTGAGAATCGATCCCGTTTTCATAACCAAACCGTGGAAGCCGTGCGTCGGGTGTGGCCAGATCGGCTGCCGCTCTGCGCCCGACTCGGGGTCCTCGAGTTCGACGGAAAGGATGAAGCCACGCTGTCGGATTCCATCCAAGTGGTGAAGGGACTCCAGCAGCGCGGACTGGATTTCCTCGATGTAAGCATGGGCTTCTCCACTCCGTCGGCCCAGATCCCGTGGGGACCCGCCATGATGGGGCCCATCGCGCGACGCGTCCTGAAGGAGACAGGATTGCCCGGGGCCACCTCGTGGAACATCAGCACCCCGGAATTGGCCGAAGAGCTAGTGGGAAGCGGAACGGTGGACATGGTGATGATCGGCCGCCAGCTGCTTGCCGATCCTCATTGGCCGTATGCCGCCGCCAAAAAGCTGGGAGTTGAGAAACCTTCTTGGGTATTGCCAGCACCTTACGCCCACTGGCTTGAGCGCTACCGAGGTTGA
- a CDS encoding CotH kinase family protein, translating into MDQLRQKPRKYVSGRVVEGTRVYTNVSIRLKGGPGSFRPLDERPAFTVNFDRLAPGQTFHGLKKIHLNNSVQDSSYLAEKLCREMFEAAGVPAPRAGHALVALNARNLGLFVLVEGVNKQFLKRHFSDAGGNVYDGHAQQDVNQRLRINSGDEPKDRSRLTALAAAAQLEDLKARRTALEQTLDVDRFLSFMALEVILSHWDGYSLGRNNFRIFHDREANRMVFLPQGLDQTFQPRNIAAVPSMSGLVAKSVMEVSEFRQRFRARQTELLTNTLRADIWVKRLRQVAAKVERELEIEGNPQAETYIKQAAAYRRRLQKRLGALSPSPGME; encoded by the coding sequence ATGGACCAGCTTCGGCAAAAACCCCGAAAGTATGTGTCGGGTCGAGTTGTCGAAGGAACACGGGTGTATACCAACGTCTCGATTCGCCTGAAAGGCGGGCCAGGAAGCTTTCGACCTCTGGATGAGCGACCCGCATTCACGGTGAACTTTGATCGCCTGGCCCCTGGACAAACTTTTCACGGCCTCAAGAAGATCCACCTCAACAACTCGGTTCAGGACTCCAGCTACCTGGCTGAAAAGCTATGTCGCGAGATGTTTGAAGCAGCGGGCGTCCCGGCACCCCGCGCCGGTCATGCGCTGGTAGCGCTCAATGCGAGAAACCTGGGCCTCTTCGTGCTGGTGGAAGGGGTGAACAAGCAGTTCCTCAAGCGGCATTTCTCAGACGCGGGCGGAAATGTTTACGACGGACATGCTCAGCAGGATGTAAATCAACGTCTCCGTATCAACTCGGGTGACGAACCCAAGGACCGTTCCCGCCTGACCGCATTGGCCGCAGCGGCTCAGCTGGAGGATTTGAAGGCTCGCAGGACTGCCCTGGAACAAACGCTTGATGTCGATCGGTTTCTCTCGTTCATGGCCTTGGAGGTCATCCTCTCGCACTGGGATGGTTACTCGCTGGGACGAAATAACTTTCGCATCTTCCACGACCGCGAAGCCAATCGCATGGTGTTCTTGCCACAGGGTCTGGACCAGACCTTCCAGCCCAGAAACATTGCCGCTGTCCCCTCCATGTCCGGCCTGGTCGCCAAATCGGTGATGGAGGTCTCCGAGTTCCGACAACGGTTTCGGGCGCGTCAGACGGAGCTGTTGACCAATACGCTACGAGCCGACATCTGGGTGAAACGACTGCGCCAAGTGGCGGCCAAAGTCGAACGTGAGCTCGAGATCGAAGGAAACCCCCAAGCCGAAACCTACATCAAGCAGGCGGCCGCCTATCGTCGCCGACTGCAAAAGCGTTTGGGGGCCCTAAGCCCAAGCCCGGGAATGGAATAA
- a CDS encoding neutral/alkaline non-lysosomal ceramidase N-terminal domain-containing protein yields the protein MKPNVPFLPVFLCLASMVAAVALTTPAGAQPAFRILNLQPSGGKVLIDHESSPAFYHVLRRLNLETGAETPVDMAPGTQNIGRLQDPNPSPRTGYYRVTRVRAADPLDADNDGIDDLYEFNHPPLSAFDASDAVQISPSSGRTRLEDYLRDESNLGLYPYLVGRGMHDITGPAADGGMMGYASGDQRSAGIHDRQWARAFIAGGRGASDKRVVFVVVDTGQVFHAVTQGVHDRLQADDELKNHYSFANIVLSATHTHGGASGHSHHPLYNYPTGGYAWQTYEAMVHGIFMAIKKAHRNLAPGKILLNSGQLLNANENREPESFKQNVETYHPALKNPFGSDNRDTEMLCLRFEHSNRREIGMFNWFPVHGVSYSLENRLLTGDNKGLASYLFEREKGTFYPGHGRAGESSGFVAGFANSNEGDLTANLWTSTNAWPSGLSAWPTNNENDLLRVTTIGSRQFSKAMELYSGSAGSPKRVFGDVDFRHMYLAITSVVVNPLNLYPYNVPGVGLPPCASCPDRGQPAVPWTTYRGAMGVDFLAGTRDGVGLSGGLIDFLKEITEVFKPLDPVTLDFEARHVPKHVIITTATDAGFGLTWTPQIIPISILRIGSLAILSVPAEFTSMAGSRLRKTVESILGPETHTIIAGLANDYSGYVTTYEEYVHIVPKENALPGQNYEAASTQFGAFTLAAYQTKFAELSQALLNGTPTATEAMPRTQAPEIHGVVIGNPLIASDPLFDLQPLPQARPAEYKGKAGCPDGQFFDLPTGACWSCPPGYNRTVFGIDGAEACEVPGRSEFTGATRHGPAGCGPGQFFDLITGACWSCPDGYNRTVFPIEGNAACERPAQSLFAPAAQHGPEGCGPGQFFDLLAGACWSCPAGYNRTIFPIGDPWACERPATSEFLAPLSAAGSLFNCPAGYEYDIILGRCYRCPDGSGKFIFRSWDDSRGACERVIPAAGSFATRHGELCPPGQFRDLGFCWSCPAEYNRTIFRVDDPRACERVIPASLSAGTRFGGLCPVGQFRDLLTGACWSCPPGFNRTVLPIDSASACEVVIPTVRTHATRFGNFACADRGLDWFLDVGRNECWSCNGWMRNANPVDSFEACTGPAVAFGELVLDPTWVRPETERRYRRGDRMSVSFWGGHPKNVFGTINNRMVDALPSFFEVQQLTGAGWVTLRTDADWDTTFQWERVGVAASKSTVSWDIGVDTPTGTYRVFHQGFSLDSGGSITPYQGVSPVFQVIP from the coding sequence ATGAAGCCCAATGTTCCCTTTCTCCCCGTTTTCCTGTGCCTGGCTTCGATGGTAGCAGCCGTAGCGCTCACGACTCCCGCTGGTGCTCAACCCGCTTTCCGGATCCTGAATTTGCAGCCTTCGGGGGGGAAAGTCCTGATCGACCATGAGTCGTCCCCGGCCTTTTATCATGTGCTGCGTCGTTTGAACTTGGAGACCGGGGCGGAGACACCCGTGGACATGGCTCCTGGCACCCAGAACATTGGACGTCTCCAAGATCCGAATCCCTCGCCGCGGACCGGTTATTATCGCGTCACCCGGGTGCGAGCGGCGGATCCTTTGGACGCTGACAACGACGGCATCGACGACCTCTACGAGTTCAATCATCCGCCTCTGTCGGCATTTGACGCCTCGGACGCTGTCCAAATTTCGCCCTCCAGCGGCCGGACCCGACTGGAGGATTACCTGCGTGATGAATCGAATCTCGGGCTCTATCCCTACCTGGTCGGGCGCGGTATGCACGACATTACGGGACCGGCGGCAGATGGGGGCATGATGGGCTACGCGTCGGGCGATCAACGATCCGCCGGTATTCACGATCGCCAGTGGGCGCGGGCATTCATTGCCGGCGGACGCGGCGCGAGCGACAAGCGGGTGGTGTTTGTAGTGGTAGACACCGGGCAGGTTTTTCATGCGGTCACTCAAGGGGTTCACGACCGACTCCAGGCCGACGATGAGCTGAAGAACCACTACTCGTTCGCCAACATCGTTCTCAGCGCGACTCATACCCACGGAGGTGCGAGCGGGCATTCCCACCATCCGCTCTACAATTATCCGACGGGCGGCTACGCCTGGCAGACCTATGAGGCCATGGTGCATGGGATCTTTATGGCGATCAAAAAGGCGCACCGCAATCTCGCGCCCGGCAAGATTCTTCTCAACTCCGGACAGTTGCTCAATGCGAATGAAAATCGTGAGCCGGAAAGCTTTAAACAGAACGTCGAAACCTATCACCCGGCGCTCAAGAACCCGTTTGGGTCGGACAATCGGGATACTGAGATGCTGTGTCTTCGTTTCGAGCACTCGAACCGACGTGAGATTGGTATGTTCAACTGGTTCCCCGTGCACGGCGTCTCCTACTCGTTGGAAAACCGGCTTCTAACGGGCGACAACAAGGGGCTCGCGTCGTACCTGTTCGAGCGCGAGAAGGGAACGTTCTATCCGGGTCATGGGCGAGCCGGAGAGTCGTCTGGATTCGTCGCTGGTTTTGCCAATTCCAACGAAGGCGACCTGACTGCTAATCTTTGGACATCCACCAACGCCTGGCCGTCTGGCCTCAGCGCTTGGCCTACCAATAACGAAAACGATCTCCTGCGCGTGACCACCATCGGCTCGCGCCAGTTCAGCAAGGCCATGGAACTCTACAGCGGCTCTGCTGGCAGTCCCAAGAGAGTGTTCGGCGATGTTGACTTCAGGCACATGTATCTGGCCATCACCTCGGTGGTGGTCAACCCACTGAACCTGTACCCTTACAACGTTCCGGGCGTGGGCCTCCCACCGTGTGCTTCGTGTCCTGACCGGGGCCAACCGGCGGTGCCGTGGACCACTTACCGAGGAGCGATGGGTGTGGACTTCCTGGCAGGTACCCGCGATGGGGTTGGCCTGTCAGGAGGCCTCATCGATTTCCTCAAGGAGATCACCGAGGTCTTTAAGCCGCTCGACCCGGTCACCCTCGACTTCGAGGCGCGCCATGTTCCCAAGCATGTCATTATCACGACGGCGACGGATGCCGGTTTTGGCCTCACTTGGACCCCGCAGATCATTCCGATATCGATTCTCCGCATCGGAAGCCTGGCCATCCTCTCGGTGCCGGCGGAATTCACGAGTATGGCTGGATCCCGTCTGCGTAAGACCGTCGAGTCCATCCTGGGACCGGAGACGCACACGATCATCGCGGGTTTGGCGAATGACTATTCCGGATACGTAACCACCTATGAGGAATATGTGCATATCGTGCCCAAGGAAAACGCCTTGCCGGGTCAGAACTACGAGGCGGCCTCCACCCAATTCGGAGCGTTCACGCTAGCGGCTTATCAAACGAAGTTTGCCGAGCTCTCCCAGGCCCTCCTCAACGGAACCCCGACAGCGACCGAGGCCATGCCTCGAACCCAGGCACCGGAGATTCACGGCGTGGTTATCGGAAACCCTCTCATCGCTTCGGATCCCCTGTTCGACCTTCAACCTCTTCCTCAGGCGCGTCCAGCTGAGTATAAGGGCAAGGCGGGATGTCCGGACGGCCAGTTCTTCGATTTGCCTACGGGTGCGTGCTGGAGTTGTCCCCCGGGCTATAATCGAACCGTGTTTGGCATCGACGGGGCGGAGGCGTGCGAAGTGCCCGGCCGTTCTGAATTCACCGGCGCGACGCGACATGGGCCAGCGGGCTGCGGTCCTGGTCAGTTCTTCGACCTCATCACCGGGGCCTGCTGGAGTTGTCCGGACGGCTACAACCGGACGGTCTTTCCCATTGAGGGCAACGCAGCCTGCGAACGTCCGGCGCAGTCGCTCTTCGCACCTGCCGCTCAGCATGGACCGGAGGGCTGCGGTCCTGGTCAGTTTTTCGACCTCCTTGCCGGCGCGTGCTGGAGCTGTCCGGCGGGCTACAATCGGACGATATTCCCGATCGGAGACCCCTGGGCCTGCGAACGTCCAGCCACATCGGAGTTCCTGGCTCCGCTCAGTGCTGCCGGCAGCCTGTTCAATTGTCCGGCCGGCTATGAATATGACATCATTCTGGGACGCTGCTACCGATGTCCGGACGGCAGTGGCAAATTCATTTTCCGGTCATGGGACGATTCTCGCGGTGCTTGCGAACGGGTGATCCCGGCTGCCGGCTCCTTCGCCACACGGCACGGGGAGCTCTGTCCGCCAGGTCAGTTCAGGGATCTGGGATTCTGCTGGAGCTGTCCGGCCGAGTACAACCGCACCATCTTCCGGGTGGACGATCCTCGCGCTTGTGAGCGGGTCATTCCGGCCAGCTTGTCGGCTGGGACTCGTTTTGGGGGACTGTGTCCGGTGGGCCAGTTCCGTGATCTCCTGACCGGTGCCTGCTGGAGTTGTCCTCCAGGTTTCAATCGGACGGTCCTCCCGATTGATTCAGCCTCCGCCTGCGAGGTGGTGATCCCTACCGTTCGGACCCACGCCACTCGATTTGGCAATTTCGCCTGCGCGGATCGCGGTTTGGACTGGTTCCTGGATGTGGGCCGCAACGAGTGCTGGTCCTGCAATGGGTGGATGCGGAATGCGAATCCGGTGGATTCCTTCGAGGCGTGCACGGGACCCGCGGTGGCCTTCGGGGAGTTGGTCTTGGATCCGACGTGGGTGCGCCCGGAGACGGAACGCCGTTACAGGCGGGGCGATCGCATGTCCGTCAGCTTCTGGGGAGGCCATCCCAAGAACGTCTTCGGCACCATTAATAACCGGATGGTTGACGCGCTTCCGAGTTTCTTCGAAGTGCAGCAACTCACCGGTGCTGGCTGGGTGACCCTGCGCACGGATGCCGATTGGGATACTACCTTCCAGTGGGAACGAGTGGGTGTGGCTGCGTCAAAATCGACGGTAAGTTGGGACATTGGTGTGGACACACCGACCGGGACATATCGGGTCTTCCATCAGGGCTTCTCCTTGGACTCGGGCGGGAGCATCACTCCCTACCAGGGCGTTTCTCCCGTCTTTCAGGTGATTCCCTGA